One genomic region from Buchnera aphidicola (Melanaphis sacchari) encodes:
- a CDS encoding tRNA CCA-pyrophosphorylase, whose translation MKIYLVGGAVRDKLLQLPITDRDWVVVGGTKEILLKSKFQQVGKDFPVFLHPKTHEEYSLARRERKSGVGYTGFKFIFDKNVTLKEDLIRRDLTINAIAQDKKGNYIDPFQGKKDLKNCLLRHVSHSFVEDPLRVLRTARLAASLMHLGFQIVPETMMLMISMVKNKELLHLTSNRIWIETEKALKTLNPHVYFQVLHACHALYYIFPEISFLFEEKNFFSLNFFKNLYNNSILFMRLSKISILTEDIAVRFSYLCQFLCKDSVFFSIKKFYDKSAACLVKNLCNRLNIPSHIREIATLSAGFYIFLKNIYYQSSQDIVNFFLKIDAWRKPDRIDKLSLLTNFNYFYEKKNNSKKYFFLKKSFESIKNISIKLILSQGFKGLEIKNELNRIRVQKLQSWRKKIHVI comes from the coding sequence ATGAAAATATATTTAGTAGGGGGAGCGGTTCGTGATAAATTATTGCAATTACCCATTACAGATAGAGATTGGGTCGTAGTAGGCGGAACAAAAGAGATATTATTAAAAAGTAAATTTCAACAAGTTGGAAAAGATTTTCCAGTATTTTTGCATCCAAAAACACATGAAGAATATTCTTTAGCGCGTAGAGAAAGAAAATCAGGTGTAGGATATACTGGTTTTAAATTTATTTTTGACAAAAATGTTACATTAAAAGAAGATTTAATTCGACGTGATTTAACAATTAATGCTATTGCTCAAGATAAAAAGGGGAATTATATTGATCCCTTTCAAGGAAAAAAAGATTTAAAAAATTGTTTATTACGTCATGTTTCGCATTCGTTTGTAGAAGATCCTTTGCGTGTTTTACGAACAGCAAGACTTGCAGCTTCTTTGATGCATTTAGGTTTTCAGATTGTCCCAGAAACGATGATGTTAATGATTTCTATGGTTAAAAATAAAGAATTATTACATTTAACATCTAATCGAATATGGATAGAAACTGAAAAAGCCCTTAAAACTTTAAATCCTCATGTTTATTTTCAAGTATTGCATGCGTGCCATGCGCTTTATTATATTTTTCCAGAAATATCTTTTTTATTTGAAGAAAAAAATTTTTTCTCGTTAAATTTTTTTAAAAATTTATATAATAATTCTATTTTATTTATGAGATTATCAAAAATATCTATTTTAACTGAAGATATTGCTGTACGTTTCTCTTATTTATGTCAATTTTTATGTAAAGATAGCGTTTTTTTTTCTATTAAAAAATTTTACGATAAAAGTGCTGCTTGTCTTGTTAAGAATTTATGTAATCGTCTTAATATTCCGTCTCACATAAGAGAAATAGCAACTTTAAGCGCAGGCTTTTATATTTTTTTAAAAAATATCTACTATCAGTCTTCTCAGGATATTGTGAATTTTTTTTTAAAGATAGATGCTTGGCGGAAGCCAGATCGTATTGATAAATTATCTTTATTAACAAATTTTAATTATTTTTATGAAAAAAAAAATAATAGTAAAAAATATTTTTTTTTAAAAAAATCTTTTGAAAGTATTAAAAATATTTCTATTAAATTAATTTTAAGTCAAGGTTTTAAGGGATTAGAAATTAAAAACGAATTAAATCGAATAAGAGTTCAAAAACTTCAGTCTTGGCGTAAGAAAATACATGTTATTTAA
- the rfaE1 gene encoding D-glycero-beta-D-manno-heptose-7-phosphate kinase: MKKNLIDFKNALVLVVGDLILDCYWYSKNYYVLQEQSLPIASISEIKQQPGGAANVAKNIAEIGGNAKIIGFIGTDNEGLILKKLLHHIRICPDLITIKQNKTITKIRILSDKKQLIRLDFQEKYICKKFNLLYKKIINSLKYYKILVLSDYAKGTLSNVKKIIELAKEMSIPILIDPKGVDFEKYSGASLLTPNLTEFEKIVGECNEEKQLLKKGIKLLSDLKLEALLVTRSKNGMTLFQPKKNPIHFPAKSKKACDVTGAGDTVISIIAASLAAGYSLEESCFYANIGAGIVVEKIGTETVNIQELNKFLNTK, from the coding sequence ATGAAAAAAAATTTAATTGATTTTAAAAATGCTCTTGTTCTTGTTGTTGGAGATCTTATATTAGATTGTTATTGGTATAGTAAAAATTACTATGTATTACAAGAACAATCATTACCAATTGCCTCAATTTCAGAAATAAAACAACAGCCTGGTGGCGCTGCTAATGTTGCTAAAAACATCGCTGAAATTGGTGGAAATGCAAAAATTATTGGATTTATTGGAACAGATAATGAAGGATTAATTTTAAAAAAATTACTTCATCATATCAGAATTTGTCCTGATTTAATTACTATCAAACAAAATAAAACAATTACAAAAATTAGAATATTATCAGATAAAAAACAGTTAATCAGATTGGATTTTCAAGAAAAATATATTTGTAAAAAATTTAATTTATTATATAAAAAAATTATAAATTCATTAAAATATTATAAAATTTTAGTTTTATCAGATTATGCAAAAGGCACATTATCTAACGTAAAAAAAATTATTGAATTAGCAAAAGAAATGTCTATCCCTATACTTATAGATCCAAAGGGGGTAGATTTTGAAAAATATTCTGGAGCTAGTTTATTAACACCAAATCTTACTGAATTTGAAAAAATAGTTGGCGAGTGTAACGAAGAAAAACAATTATTAAAAAAGGGAATAAAATTACTATCCGATTTAAAATTAGAAGCTCTATTAGTTACTCGTTCTAAAAATGGAATGACTTTATTTCAACCCAAAAAAAATCCTATACACTTTCCAGCGAAATCTAAAAAAGCATGCGATGTAACAGGAGCAGGAGATACAGTAATTTCCATTATTGCCGCATCTTTAGCTGCTGGATATTCTTTAGAAGAATCTTGTTTTTATGCAAATATAGGAGCCGGTATAGTTGTTGAAAAAATTGGCACTGAAACAGTTAATATACAAGAATTAAACAAATTTTTAAACACTAAATAA
- the ribB gene encoding 3,4-dihydroxy-2-butanone-4-phosphate synthase, with amino-acid sequence MNHKKLLSEFGNPVERIEQAIHSLQSGHGVIILDDEKRENEGDLVFSCEKMTVEQMALTIRYGSGIVCLCITESQRKKLNLPMMVKKNTSTYRTGFTVTIEAAKGISTGVSAHDRLTTIQAAMADDAKPTDLNRPGHVFPLRADTGGVLARAGHTEAAIEIALLAGFKPAGVICELTNRDGSMSRTPEIIQFAKLKNMKIFTIKDLIFYIQNYK; translated from the coding sequence ATGAATCATAAAAAATTACTTTCTGAATTTGGAAACCCCGTAGAACGTATTGAACAAGCAATACATTCCTTGCAATCTGGCCATGGAGTTATTATACTTGACGATGAAAAAAGAGAAAATGAAGGAGACCTTGTTTTTTCATGCGAAAAAATGACAGTAGAACAAATGGCTTTAACAATTCGATATGGCAGCGGAATTGTATGTTTATGCATTACTGAATCTCAACGGAAAAAATTAAATTTACCTATGATGGTAAAAAAAAATACCAGTACTTACCGCACTGGATTTACAGTAACAATAGAAGCTGCAAAAGGAATTTCTACTGGTGTTTCAGCACACGATAGACTAACTACTATTCAAGCAGCCATGGCAGATGATGCTAAACCTACAGATCTAAACAGACCAGGGCATGTTTTTCCTTTGCGAGCAGATACTGGAGGCGTTTTGGCTAGAGCCGGGCATACAGAAGCAGCAATTGAAATAGCATTACTCGCGGGCTTTAAGCCGGCTGGAGTAATTTGTGAGCTGACTAATAGAGACGGATCAATGTCTAGAACACCAGAAATTATTCAGTTCGCTAAACTTAAAAATATGAAAATATTTACTATAAAAGATTTAATTTTTTACATTCAAAATTATAAATAA
- the tsaD gene encoding tRNA (adenosine(37)-N6)-threonylcarbamoyltransferase complex transferase subunit TsaD → MKVLGIETSCDDTGLALYDSSKGLLINELSNQKKIHSKYGGIVPELASRMHMKNIVRLLDKIKRKHINFMKEIDLIAYTAGPGFYSSLLVGATFAHSFSISLNIPIVAVNHMEAHLLSPMLNYKSIKFPFIGLLVSGKHTQIIAAHNVGKYEILGSSLDDAAGEAFDKIAKLLKLKFPNGNELSNLATKGIKDKFHFPRPMIHHKNLNFSFSGLKTFTAKIINENILNEQKKADIALAFEDAVIDILLIKTKKALVKKRWNKLVVAGGVSANKILRKKARIMMKNEFSGQAFYAEPKFCTDNGAMIAHLGFLYYKQARMFPLEIFIKSKWSISDL, encoded by the coding sequence ATGAAAGTGCTGGGTATTGAAACATCTTGTGATGATACAGGTTTAGCTTTATATGATAGCTCTAAAGGATTATTGATTAACGAGCTTAGTAATCAGAAAAAGATACATTCTAAATATGGAGGAATTGTGCCAGAGCTAGCATCTCGGATGCATATGAAAAACATAGTGCGATTATTAGATAAAATAAAAAGAAAGCATATAAATTTTATGAAGGAAATTGATTTAATTGCATATACTGCAGGGCCTGGTTTTTATAGCTCTTTATTAGTTGGAGCTACTTTTGCTCATTCTTTTAGCATTTCTTTAAATATTCCTATTGTTGCTGTTAATCATATGGAAGCTCACTTATTATCGCCAATGTTAAATTACAAGTCAATTAAATTTCCATTTATTGGATTGTTAGTTTCAGGTAAACATACTCAAATTATTGCAGCTCATAATGTGGGAAAGTACGAAATTCTTGGAAGTTCTTTAGATGATGCTGCAGGTGAAGCATTTGATAAAATAGCAAAATTGTTAAAACTAAAATTTCCTAATGGAAATGAATTATCAAATTTAGCTACTAAAGGAATAAAAGATAAATTTCATTTTCCTCGGCCTATGATTCATCATAAAAATTTAAATTTTAGTTTTTCAGGATTAAAAACCTTTACTGCAAAAATTATTAATGAAAATATTTTAAATGAACAAAAAAAAGCTGATATAGCTTTAGCTTTTGAAGATGCTGTAATTGATATTTTGCTAATTAAAACGAAAAAAGCGTTAGTAAAAAAACGTTGGAATAAATTGGTGGTGGCAGGTGGTGTAAGTGCAAATAAAATTTTACGTAAAAAAGCACGCATCATGATGAAAAATGAATTTAGTGGACAAGCATTTTATGCTGAACCAAAATTTTGCACTGATAATGGTGCCATGATAGCACATCTTGGATTTTTATATTATAAGCAAGCACGAATGTTCCCTTTAGAAATATTTATTAAATCAAAATGGTCAATAAGTGATTTGTAA
- the rpsU gene encoding 30S ribosomal protein S21, with product MPIIKVRENEPFDVALRRFKRSCEKAGILAEIRRREFYEKPTTERKRAKASAIKRLAKKLMRENSRRIRMY from the coding sequence ATGCCTATTATAAAAGTACGCGAAAATGAACCATTTGATGTCGCATTACGTCGTTTTAAGAGATCATGCGAAAAAGCAGGAATATTAGCAGAAATTCGAAGAAGAGAATTTTACGAAAAACCTACTACTGAACGCAAAAGAGCTAAAGCATCAGCTATAAAGCGTCTAGCGAAAAAATTAATGCGAGAAAATTCAAGACGCATTCGAATGTATTAA